One window from the genome of Salvia splendens isolate huo1 chromosome 9, SspV2, whole genome shotgun sequence encodes:
- the LOC121746543 gene encoding probable ethanolamine kinase encodes MGAAEKIWNATEVAGSHSSDIPSSSRTIDHSLSLPEMKPRIVELFRDLFKQWSNLDDSDFSLETVSGGITNLLLKVSVRERDGNSVSTTVRLYGPNTDYVIDRQRELQAIPYLSAAGFGAKLLGVFGNGMVQSFIDARTLTPSDMQKPELVVEIAKQLRRFHEVEIPGSKEPQLWKDISKFFSRALTLKFDESVKQKKYEMVSFEEINQEINGLKAMTDRFNAPVVYCHNDLLSGNLMLNDNDGKLYFIDFEYGSYNYRGFDIGNHFNEYAGYDCDYNLYPSQDEQFFFFRNYLSPDRPHEVSKEAISALYAETNLYMLASHLYWALWALIQAKMSPIDFDYLSYFFLRYNEYKKQKEKCFSLAHSYFQSR; translated from the exons ATGGGGGCGGCCGAGAAGATTTGGAACGCGACGGAAGTGGCTGGGTCGCACAGCTCCGACATTCCGTCGTCCTCTCGCACCATCGACCACTCCCTCTCTCTACCGGAAATGAAGCCTCGCATCGT GGAACTTTTCAGAGATTTATTCAAACAATGGTCGAATTTGGATGATTCGGATTTCTCCCTTGAGACAGTGTCTGGTGGCATCACAAATCTGT TGCTCAAGGTGTCTGTCAGAGAAAGAGATGGAAATTCTGTTAGTACGACAGTCAGATTATATGGTCCAAATACTGATTATGTTATTGATCGCCAAAGGGAACTGCAG GCTATCCCATACCTCTCGGCTGCTGGATTTGGTGCCAAGTTACTAGGTGTCTTTGGGAATGGAATGGTGCAATCGTTTATTGATGCTCGTACACTTACTCCATCAG ATATGCAAAAACCAGAGCTTGTAGTAGAAATCGCTAAACAGCTGCGAAGATTCCATGAGGTGGAAATTCCTGGTTCTAAAGAACCCCAACTGTGGAAAGACATCTCCAAGTTCTTCTCAAGAG CATTGACCCTCAAGTTTGATGAGAGCGTGAAGCAAAAGAAGTATGAGATGGTTTCGTTTGAAGAAATTAATCAAGAAATCAATGGCCTCAAG GCAATGACAGATCGTTTTAATGCTCCCGTCGTATATTGTCACAATGATCTGCTTTCTGGGAATCTGATGCTTAATGACAATGACG GTAAACTCTACTTCATCGACTTTGAGTATGGATCATACAATTACAGAGGCTTTGACATTGGAAATCACTTCAATGAATATGCTGGCTACGACTGCGATTACAATTT ATACCCAAGCCAAGACGAACAATTCTTCTTCTTCAGGAACTATCTAAGCCCTGATAGACCACATGAG GTGTCCAAGGAGGCGATATCTGCTCTTTACGCAGAAACAAATCTTTACATGCTAGCTTCACACCTATACTGGGCACTATGGGCTTTAATCCAG GCAAAAATGTCTCCTATCGATTTTGACTATCTAAGTTACTTCTTCCTACGCTACAATGAATACAAGAAGCAGAAGGAGAAGTGCTTTTCGCTGGCACACTCGTATTTTCAAAGTCGCTAA
- the LOC121749815 gene encoding uncharacterized protein LOC121749815 encodes MFKVFRWKPAYRQLSAVTVSPQFNLWRGMHSRSKKAMELIAKGYSALQEVDRVIDYCERGDQRLLLLLRAAKQNFELALEADNSSTHARYWLSKMHLKYLFCPGANKAVGAALLVEAAEMGNPDALYDLGCRLRAENPYAQSVQQAFYYLEKAVDQLHPGALYLLGAVYLTGDCVSQDISSAIWCFHRASEKGHAASAIAYGSLLLAGVRLPESVTKFNVKKASSNRKLRNDSGADEYDPVEMARDQFEIAANAGCDLGLKWLKLLDEDEKKKTGTSS; translated from the exons ATGTTCAAAGTATTCCGTTGGAAACCTGCTTATAGGCAACTCTCTGCAGTTACCGTTTCTCCCCAATTCAATTTGTGG AGAGGCATGCATAGTAGGTCTAAGAAGGCAATGGAGCTCATAGCCAAAGGATATAGTGCCTTGCAGGAAGTTGACAGAGTTATTGACTATTGTGAGCGCGGTGATCAGCGTCTCCTCCTTTTGCTTAGG GCAGCAAAGCAAAATTTTGAATTGGCTCTTGAAGCCGACAACTCAAGCACTCATGCTAGATATTGGCTATCTAAAATGCATCTCAAATACCTGTTCTGCCCTGGTGCAAATAAAGCTGT AGGGGCTGCATTGCTAGTGGAAGCTGCTGAAATGGGCAATCCTGATGCACTATATGATCTTGGCTGCCGCCTAAGAGCTGAG AACCCTTATGCACAATCGGTACAGCAAGCTTTTTATTATCTGGAGAAGGCAGTTGACCAG TTGCATCCCGGAGCCCTCTATCTCTTAGGAGCTGTATACTTGACCGGCGATTGTGTGAGCCAGGACATTTCCTCCGCCATTTGGTGTTTCCATAGAGCATCTGAAAAG GGTCATGCTGCTTCTGCCATAGCCTATGGATCTCTTCTCCTTGCAG GTGTTCGACTTCCTGAATCAGTAACCAAATTCAATGTGAAGAAAGCATCCTCAAACAGAAAACTGAGGAACGATTCTGGAGCCGATGAGTATGATCCAGTTGAGATGGCAAGAGATCAATTTGAAATTGCTGCTAATGCAGGATGCGATCTTGGATTGAAATGGCTGAAACTTCTTGACGAGGACGAGAAAAAGAAAACCGGGACGAGCTCTTAA
- the LOC121746570 gene encoding E3 ubiquitin-protein ligase PUB23-like, translating into MAEVQTEIEIEIPSYFLCPITLDIMRDPVTVSTGITYDRDSIEKWLFTQQNTTCPATKQHLHTLDLTPNITLRRLIQSWCTLHAVQRLPTPKPPLTRPHLLRLLSSAAQSQSLQSLKSAAAESHTNRRIMAAAGAPEFLASLIATSSPAAEDALSILCALQLPESSLKPLSTPNFIESLTLILQIGSYESRSYAINLLRSITEIADPSLLTALKPQFFTEISQFLKSDDITRKERKLALKTLTSVCVWGRNRVKAVEAGVVVAAIDLMLETSEKRMCEMLMAVVEVLCQCAEGRAELVGHAAGLAVVSKKILRVSGAASEKGVRILQAVSRHSATAAVVAEMMQSGVVGKLCLVVQVDCGVKIKERAMEILKAHARAWRNSPCLPYHFISSYPS; encoded by the coding sequence ATGGCGGAAGTGCAAaccgagatcgagatcgagatcccATCCTACTTCCTCTGCCCAATCACCCTCGACATCATGAGAGATCCCGTCACCGTCTCCACCGGCATCACCTACGACCGAGACAGCATCGAGAAATGGCTCTTCACCCAGCAAAACACCACCTGCCCCGCCACCAAACAGCACCTCCACACCCTCGACCTCACCCCCAACATCACCCTCCGCCGCCTCATCCAGTCCTGGTGCACCCTCCACGCCGTCCAACGCCTCCCCACCCCCAAACCCCCCCTCACCCGCCcccacctcctccgcctcctctcCTCCGCCGCCCAATCCCAATCCCTCCAATCCCTCAAATCCGCCGCCGCCGAGAGCCACACCAACCGCCGCATCATGGCCGCCGCCGGCGCCCCCGAATTCCTCGCCTCCTTAATTGCCACCTCCTCCCCCGCCGCAGAGGATGCTCTCAGCATCCTCTGCGCCCTCCAGCTCCCCGAATCGAGCCTCAAACCCCTCTCCACCCCCAATTTCATCGAATCCCTAACCCTAATTTTACAAATCGGCAGCTACGAATCGCGATCCTACGCAATCAATCTCCTCAGATCCATAACCGAAATCGCCGATCCGTCCCTCCTCACAGCCCTAAAACCCCAATTCTTCACCGAAATCTCTCAATTCCTAAAATCAGATGACATCACGAGAAAGGAGAGGAAATTAGCTCTGAAAACCCTAACCTCCGTGTGCGTTTGGGGGCGGAATCGAGTGAAGGCCGTCGAAGCAGGAGTTGTGGTGGCGGCGATCGATTTAATGCTCGAAACGAGCGAGAAGAGGATGTGCGAGATGCTgatggcggtggtggaggtgctGTGCCAGTGCGCGGAGGGGAGGGCGGAGCTGGTGGGGCACGCGGCGGGGCTGGCGGTGGTGTCGAAGAAGATACTGAGGGTGTCGGGGGCGGCGAGCGAGAAAGGGGTGAGGATACTGCAGGCGGTGTCGAGGCACTcggcgacggcggcggtggtggcggagATGATGCAGAGCGGGGTGGTGGGGAAGCTGTGCTTGGTGGTGCAGGTGGATTGTGGGGTGAAGATTAAGGAGAGAGCGATGGAGATTTTGAAGGCGCATGCGAGAGCATGGAGGAATTCACCTTGCTTGCCTTATCATTTTATCTCTTCTTATCCCtcatga
- the LOC121747265 gene encoding BEL1-like homeodomain protein 1 isoform X3, protein MQGNGDVLQTLILNQHHHLPPPPSAANFIFLNASQIHYNSGGVPAREVKRGLSLSLSSDEKHAAASERVRVFGVAEKAALSCKYLKAAQQLLDEVVNGRKEAEKGGESGKEDDGKLRDDAEAVAGDGCGKGGAELTTAEKQEIQMKRAKLVDMLHEVEQKYKQYEEQMQKVIKWLEEAAGVGCAKTYTASPLETISKQFRSLKDAIMQQIRRRTTNSGPKMEASTFQINSPWRPQRGLPEKSVCVLRAWLFQHFLHPYPKDSDKVMLAQQAGLTRSQVSNWFINARVRLWKPMVEEMYAEEMKAQQQTPKIEHENEGLVDENASLTINNNDNEGFSLIGSSKMDTEWMRSSKKPRNAQVSSSPSMIVSEVENQHVTTITGTPANFFGLYDPIVGIEQFQQPYSRNGVSLTLGLQHCESLSNQSFISSRSVEASAQGNDFVYY, encoded by the exons ATGCAAGGAAACGGCGACGTTTTACAAACCCTTATTCTCAACCAGCACCACCACCTTCCGCCGCCGCCCTCCGCCGCCAACTTCATCTTCCTCAACGCCTCTCAGATTCACTACAACAGCGGCGGTGTGCCGGCGCGTGAAGTGAAGCGGGGACTCTCCCTGAGCCTCTCCTCAGATGAGAAGCACGCGGCGGCGTCGGAGAGAGTTAGGGTTTTCGGTGTGGCGGAGAAGGCGGCGCTGAGTTGCAAGTATTTGAAGGCAGCGCAGCAGCTTCTTGATGAGGTTGTGAACGGGAGGAAGGAGGCTGAGAAGGGTGGAGAATCAGGTAAAGAGGATGATGGGAAGCTGAGAGATGATGCGGAGGCGGTGGCCGGAGACGGCTGTGGTAAAGGTGGGGCTGAGCTTACTACGGCGGAGAAACAGGAAATTCAGATGAAGAGAGCCAAGCTTGTTGATATGCTCCATGAG gttgagcaaAAGTACAAGCAATACGAAGAGCAAATGCAGAAGGTGATAAAGTGGTTGGAGGAAGCAGCCGGCGTGGGATGTGCCAAAACCTACACTGCTTCGCCACTGGAAACAATCTCAAAGCAGTTCCGTTCCCTCAAAGATGCAATAATGCAACAAATCCGACGTCGAACCACAAACTCAGGGCCGAAAATGGAGGCGTCCACCTTCCAAATCAACAGTCCATGGCGACCTCAGAGAGGCTTGCCCGAGAAATCTGTCTGCGTTCTTCGCGCTTGGCTCTTCCAACACTTCCTCCACCC TTATCCTAAAGATTCGGACAAGGTCATGCTTGCCCAGCAGGCAGGCCTTACTAGAAGTCAGGTGTCTAACTGGTTCATCAACGCCCGCGTTCGCCTCTGGAAGCCGATGGTGGAGGAGATGTACGCGGAGGAGATGAAGGCACAGCAGCAGACGCCCAAGATTGAACACGAAAACGAGGGTTTGGTTGACGAAAATGCAAGTTTAACCATCAACAACAACGACAACGAGGGCTTCAGCCTCATCGGATCATCAAAAATGGACACAGAGTGGATGAGGAGCTCAAAGAAACCGCGAAATGCTCAAGTGTCGAGTTCCCCATCGATGATTGTGTCTGAAGTGGAGAACCAACACGTTACTACCATAACTGGGACGCCTGCGAATTTCTTCGGATTGTATGATCCGATTGTGGGGATCGAGCAGTTCCAACAACCCTATTCGAGGAACGGTGTTTCGCTCACGTTGGGGCTCCAGCATTGTGAGAGCCTCTCCAACCAAAGCTTTATCTCCAGCAGAAGCGTTGAGGCTTCTGCTCAAGGGAATGATTTTGTTTATTACTAG
- the LOC121747265 gene encoding BEL1-like homeodomain protein 1 isoform X2 encodes MYFHGDTEMQGNGDVLQTLILNQHHHLPPPPSAANFIFLNASQIHYNSGGVPAREVKRGLSLSLSSDEKHAAASERVRVFGVAEKAALSCKYLKAAQQLLDEVVNGRKEAEKGGESGKEDDGKLRDDAEAVAGDGCGKGGAELTTAEKQEIQMKRAKLVDMLHEVEQKYKQYEEQMQKVIKWLEEAAGVGCAKTYTASPLETISKQFRSLKDAIMQQIRRRTTNSGPKMEASTFQINSPWRPQRGLPEKSVCVLRAWLFQHFLHPYPKDSDKVMLAQQAGLTRSQVSNWFINARVRLWKPMVEEMYAEEMKAQQQTPKIEHENEGLVDENASLTINNNDNEGFSLIGSSKMDTEWMRSSKKPRNAQVSSSPSMIVSEVENQHVTTITGTPANFFGLYDPIVGIEQFQQPYSRNGVSLTLGLQHCESLSNQSFISSRSVEASAQGNDFVYY; translated from the exons ATG TATTTTCACGGCGACACAGAAATGCAAGGAAACGGCGACGTTTTACAAACCCTTATTCTCAACCAGCACCACCACCTTCCGCCGCCGCCCTCCGCCGCCAACTTCATCTTCCTCAACGCCTCTCAGATTCACTACAACAGCGGCGGTGTGCCGGCGCGTGAAGTGAAGCGGGGACTCTCCCTGAGCCTCTCCTCAGATGAGAAGCACGCGGCGGCGTCGGAGAGAGTTAGGGTTTTCGGTGTGGCGGAGAAGGCGGCGCTGAGTTGCAAGTATTTGAAGGCAGCGCAGCAGCTTCTTGATGAGGTTGTGAACGGGAGGAAGGAGGCTGAGAAGGGTGGAGAATCAGGTAAAGAGGATGATGGGAAGCTGAGAGATGATGCGGAGGCGGTGGCCGGAGACGGCTGTGGTAAAGGTGGGGCTGAGCTTACTACGGCGGAGAAACAGGAAATTCAGATGAAGAGAGCCAAGCTTGTTGATATGCTCCATGAG gttgagcaaAAGTACAAGCAATACGAAGAGCAAATGCAGAAGGTGATAAAGTGGTTGGAGGAAGCAGCCGGCGTGGGATGTGCCAAAACCTACACTGCTTCGCCACTGGAAACAATCTCAAAGCAGTTCCGTTCCCTCAAAGATGCAATAATGCAACAAATCCGACGTCGAACCACAAACTCAGGGCCGAAAATGGAGGCGTCCACCTTCCAAATCAACAGTCCATGGCGACCTCAGAGAGGCTTGCCCGAGAAATCTGTCTGCGTTCTTCGCGCTTGGCTCTTCCAACACTTCCTCCACCC TTATCCTAAAGATTCGGACAAGGTCATGCTTGCCCAGCAGGCAGGCCTTACTAGAAGTCAGGTGTCTAACTGGTTCATCAACGCCCGCGTTCGCCTCTGGAAGCCGATGGTGGAGGAGATGTACGCGGAGGAGATGAAGGCACAGCAGCAGACGCCCAAGATTGAACACGAAAACGAGGGTTTGGTTGACGAAAATGCAAGTTTAACCATCAACAACAACGACAACGAGGGCTTCAGCCTCATCGGATCATCAAAAATGGACACAGAGTGGATGAGGAGCTCAAAGAAACCGCGAAATGCTCAAGTGTCGAGTTCCCCATCGATGATTGTGTCTGAAGTGGAGAACCAACACGTTACTACCATAACTGGGACGCCTGCGAATTTCTTCGGATTGTATGATCCGATTGTGGGGATCGAGCAGTTCCAACAACCCTATTCGAGGAACGGTGTTTCGCTCACGTTGGGGCTCCAGCATTGTGAGAGCCTCTCCAACCAAAGCTTTATCTCCAGCAGAAGCGTTGAGGCTTCTGCTCAAGGGAATGATTTTGTTTATTACTAG
- the LOC121747265 gene encoding BEL1-like homeodomain protein 1 isoform X1, producing MAKYFHGDTEMQGNGDVLQTLILNQHHHLPPPPSAANFIFLNASQIHYNSGGVPAREVKRGLSLSLSSDEKHAAASERVRVFGVAEKAALSCKYLKAAQQLLDEVVNGRKEAEKGGESGKEDDGKLRDDAEAVAGDGCGKGGAELTTAEKQEIQMKRAKLVDMLHEVEQKYKQYEEQMQKVIKWLEEAAGVGCAKTYTASPLETISKQFRSLKDAIMQQIRRRTTNSGPKMEASTFQINSPWRPQRGLPEKSVCVLRAWLFQHFLHPYPKDSDKVMLAQQAGLTRSQVSNWFINARVRLWKPMVEEMYAEEMKAQQQTPKIEHENEGLVDENASLTINNNDNEGFSLIGSSKMDTEWMRSSKKPRNAQVSSSPSMIVSEVENQHVTTITGTPANFFGLYDPIVGIEQFQQPYSRNGVSLTLGLQHCESLSNQSFISSRSVEASAQGNDFVYY from the exons atggCGAAGTATTTTCACGGCGACACAGAAATGCAAGGAAACGGCGACGTTTTACAAACCCTTATTCTCAACCAGCACCACCACCTTCCGCCGCCGCCCTCCGCCGCCAACTTCATCTTCCTCAACGCCTCTCAGATTCACTACAACAGCGGCGGTGTGCCGGCGCGTGAAGTGAAGCGGGGACTCTCCCTGAGCCTCTCCTCAGATGAGAAGCACGCGGCGGCGTCGGAGAGAGTTAGGGTTTTCGGTGTGGCGGAGAAGGCGGCGCTGAGTTGCAAGTATTTGAAGGCAGCGCAGCAGCTTCTTGATGAGGTTGTGAACGGGAGGAAGGAGGCTGAGAAGGGTGGAGAATCAGGTAAAGAGGATGATGGGAAGCTGAGAGATGATGCGGAGGCGGTGGCCGGAGACGGCTGTGGTAAAGGTGGGGCTGAGCTTACTACGGCGGAGAAACAGGAAATTCAGATGAAGAGAGCCAAGCTTGTTGATATGCTCCATGAG gttgagcaaAAGTACAAGCAATACGAAGAGCAAATGCAGAAGGTGATAAAGTGGTTGGAGGAAGCAGCCGGCGTGGGATGTGCCAAAACCTACACTGCTTCGCCACTGGAAACAATCTCAAAGCAGTTCCGTTCCCTCAAAGATGCAATAATGCAACAAATCCGACGTCGAACCACAAACTCAGGGCCGAAAATGGAGGCGTCCACCTTCCAAATCAACAGTCCATGGCGACCTCAGAGAGGCTTGCCCGAGAAATCTGTCTGCGTTCTTCGCGCTTGGCTCTTCCAACACTTCCTCCACCC TTATCCTAAAGATTCGGACAAGGTCATGCTTGCCCAGCAGGCAGGCCTTACTAGAAGTCAGGTGTCTAACTGGTTCATCAACGCCCGCGTTCGCCTCTGGAAGCCGATGGTGGAGGAGATGTACGCGGAGGAGATGAAGGCACAGCAGCAGACGCCCAAGATTGAACACGAAAACGAGGGTTTGGTTGACGAAAATGCAAGTTTAACCATCAACAACAACGACAACGAGGGCTTCAGCCTCATCGGATCATCAAAAATGGACACAGAGTGGATGAGGAGCTCAAAGAAACCGCGAAATGCTCAAGTGTCGAGTTCCCCATCGATGATTGTGTCTGAAGTGGAGAACCAACACGTTACTACCATAACTGGGACGCCTGCGAATTTCTTCGGATTGTATGATCCGATTGTGGGGATCGAGCAGTTCCAACAACCCTATTCGAGGAACGGTGTTTCGCTCACGTTGGGGCTCCAGCATTGTGAGAGCCTCTCCAACCAAAGCTTTATCTCCAGCAGAAGCGTTGAGGCTTCTGCTCAAGGGAATGATTTTGTTTATTACTAG
- the LOC121747266 gene encoding BTB/POZ domain-containing protein At3g05675-like, whose product MELSDKESRTPCRIGDRSTSDVVVRIRTQEGRDDWIYCHSHILVDKCKYFADRLSDSWPTCQILDSRNCVEVYCEESDFDHYIVILRLFYITSDVTVSDIGSVKNAVGILRVAIHLVCPQIVSTCVGYLEAVPWDESEEEEILKVIPGMGSQAEAVLARLQPVNPLAVVKIFISAIQFATSSPPSSMNDLKVSSQEQLEYLLTEDDDSPLLTADDEIKMEAKLCVNKLLMRFVNLVDSLVGDLQESMAEAGKIELFQAYLNDLSWASQIVTKLEISSDFVLTWVETSVKIVKVAEEACRESSLHIQVKVLEIAVKVLEAIGYGTIILPTVKRLQMVKVWLPFVRLVKPSVDSLASDDDNDMLLKSNDELWQSLESAFVSMILALPSSDQAEILTEWFENQQIRYPDLTEAFEVWCYRSKVAKRRLVLLDGNDLTPNRV is encoded by the exons ATGGAATTATCT GATAAGGAATCTAGGACGCCGTGCAGGATTGGTGACAGATCTACGAGCGACGTTGTTGTAAGGATTAGGACACAGGAAGGGCGTGATGATTGGATATACTGTCATTCGCATATTCTTGTAGATAAATGCAAGTATTTTGCTGACCGATTATCTGACAGTTGGCCGACATGCCAGATTCTTGACTCGCGTAATTGTGTTGAGGTTTATTGTGAAGAATCCGATTTTGACCATTATATTGTCATTCTTAGACTTTTCTATATCACTTCAGACGTGACTGTGTCAGATATAGGCAGTGTTAAGAATGCTGTTGGCATACTGAGAGTTGCAATTCATCTCGTATGCCCCCAAATTGTTTCCACATGTGTAGGCTATTTGGAAGCTGTCCCTTGGGATGAATCTGAGGAAGAAGAGATTTTGAAAGTTATTCCTGGAATGGGATCCCAAGCAGAAGCAGTACTTGCTCGTTTGCAGCCAGTCAATCCTTTGGCTGTTGTTAAGATTTTCATATCAGCCATCCAATTTGCCACATCGTCTCCACCGTCTTCAATGAATGATCTGAAGGTGTCATCTCAGGAGCAGCTTGAGTACCTGCTGACTGAGGATGATGACTCTCCTTTGTTAACTGCTGACGATGAAATCAAAATGGAAGCGAAGTTATGCGTCAACAAATTACTAATGAGATTCGTTAACCTTGTGGATTCTTTGGTTGGTGATCTCCAAGAATCAATGGCTGAAGCAGGGAAGATCGAGTTGTTCCAGGCCTATTTAAATGATTTATCATGGGCTTCTCAAATAGTAACAAAGTTGGAAATCTCTAGTGATTTTGTTCTCACCTGGGTGGAGACATCTGTAAAGATAGTGAAAGTTGCTGAGGAAGCATGTCGAGAAAGTTCACTACATATACAGGTGAAAGTTCTTGAGATCGCTGTCAAAGTGTTGGAAGCTATAGGGTACGGAACTATCATTTTGCCTACTGTGAAACGCCTTCAAATGGTCAAAGTCTGGCTTCCATTCGTTAGACTCGTGAAGCCCTCAGTTGACTCCCTCGCTTCTGATGACGACAATGACATGCTCTTGAAATCCAACGACGAGCTTTGGCAATCATTGGAATCAGCGTTTGTGTCAATGATCCTCGCATTGCCATCATCAGACCAAGCAGAAATCTTGACAGAGTGGTTTGAAAACCAACAGATCCGCTACCCGGACTTGACTGAAGCATTTGAAGTGTGGTGCTACAGATCGAAAGTTGCCAAGCGAAGGCTGGTATTGCTCGATGGAAACGACCTAACTCCTAACAGAGTATGA